Genomic window (Marinobacter panjinensis):
CGTACATGGAGTACGAAGTGCATACCCTGAAAGAGATTCAGGATCCATTGGAACTTCAGGGCCCGGACGATCCACCCTGGGAGGGTGTCCATGTTTTCCACAATGCCCGCAAACGCCTTCATGAGGAATACCGGGAAGGCAAGCGGGGAGTGCTCTACCTGACCGGCTGGTACCTGTACCACCTGATGACCTTCTGGACCCTCCCGAACCGGTTGGTGGAGTGGGAGGTCAGGAAGATCAAACGCATGAGCCGGAAAACGATGCCCAAGGCCATGGTGGAGTGGTCTGAGTCTATCCCCGAAGATCAGTGGGTGGCACCGACTGAGGAGTTAAAGCACCAGAGCAAGCGTGTGCTGGAACTGAAAAAGTCGAATCCACAAACACCCATCACGCAAATTTTTGCGCAGGTTACGGAGGAATCTGGAGCAAGCGCTTCCATGACTGCTTGAAACCAAGGCACACGGCATTGCTCTAGCCCATCGAACACATTAAGGCCGACTGACCCGGCACCGGCTGCAATGGTCACCAGTAGCGGAACCTCAATGCCTCATCTGGCCAGATCGCTCGCGATCCGAAGAATACGATGAAGCATTGGTGGTATCCCTATTGTTCATATGCAGGTTTGGTGGGGCTCCTTCCCATCAGGTGTTTCACTCTCTCCTCCAATACCTCAGCATTCGCCTGGTCCGCTGGCAGTGGGTCGTCGGCCAGCAACTCGATCCGCGACCAGAACCGCCTGGGAAAATGCCTCAGAGCCGGGCCGCCGCAGTGGCTGAAAAAGCTGCCCCAAAGCCCACTCAGCGCCATGGGAACAACGGGCACGGGGCTGCGCTCCAGGATAACGTCAACCCCGCTGCGGAAGGTACCCACTTCGCCATCGGTAGTCAGCCGGCCTTCGGGGAAGATGCAAACCACGTTGCCAGCCTCCAGCTCTTCATCAATGCGTTCGAAGGCGGCCTCATAGATCTCCGGTACGCGGTTACGGGAGCCGATGGGAATGGTTTTGGCGAGCCGGAACAGGGCACCCAGTAGCGGCGTTTTGAAGATCCGGTAATCCATAACGAAGCGGACCGGTCGCCTTACCGCGCCAGCGATGACCAGCGCGTCCATGTAGGTGACGTGGTTACAGACCAGCAGCACCGGGCCTTCCTCCGGAATTCGGTGCAGCCCTTCGTGGCGAACCCGGTAGATGGTGTGTGAGAGCACCCAGACGATAAACCGCAGGGCGAATTCCGGTACCTGCTGGTAGACAAACCCTGCCACCACCAGGTTCATGATCGACAGAACCAGGAAGAACTCAGGAACACTGAGGCCGATAACCCCCAGCATCAGGATGCCCATGATGGCACTGACCACCATGAACAGGGCGTTGAAGACGTTCAGGGCCGCAATCACACGGGCCCTCCGGTCCTCCGGGGTTTCCCGTTGTACGAAGGCGTAAAGCGGTACGATAAACAATCCGCCAAAAAAGCCGATGCCCAGCAGGTCAATGGCCACCTGCCTGTGCTGGCTGTCGCTGAGAATCATCCACCAGTCGGTCGGTACCGGGTTGGCGGGCATATTGAAGTAGAGGTCAAGCCCGAACAGGCTGATGCCCAGGGAACCTATGGGCACAATGCCCAGCTCGATCCGGTGGCCGGAAAGCCGTTCACAGGCTACGGACCCCAGTGCGATACCAATGGTGAAAACAGCCAGTAACAGAGTGACAACGGTTTCGT
Coding sequences:
- a CDS encoding MFS transporter; the protein is MDDHSQFRLLSERRFLPFFLTQFSGAFNDNLFRNSLLLLITYTTGGLMGLPTDVVVNMAAFLFILPFFLFSGIAGQLADKYEKSRVIRWVKLAEIAIMVLAAAGLWAGWYESLLLLLFLMGVQSTFFGPVKYAILPQVLREDELVGGNALVEMGTFVAILVGTITAGLLMASSQPEKLAAIGVLALAVIGYIAARQVPVTGATHPEMTVRLRPLQETWRLMRLAAENHSVLLCIMAISWFWFLGAAYLTQFPGFAQTDLMGDETVVTLLLAVFTIGIALGSVACERLSGHRIELGIVPIGSLGISLFGLDLYFNMPANPVPTDWWMILSDSQHRQVAIDLLGIGFFGGLFIVPLYAFVQRETPEDRRARVIAALNVFNALFMVVSAIMGILMLGVIGLSVPEFFLVLSIMNLVVAGFVYQQVPEFALRFIVWVLSHTIYRVRHEGLHRIPEEGPVLLVCNHVTYMDALVIAGAVRRPVRFVMDYRIFKTPLLGALFRLAKTIPIGSRNRVPEIYEAAFERIDEELEAGNVVCIFPEGRLTTDGEVGTFRSGVDVILERSPVPVVPMALSGLWGSFFSHCGGPALRHFPRRFWSRIELLADDPLPADQANAEVLEERVKHLMGRSPTKPAYEQ